The proteins below come from a single Tissierella sp. MB52-C2 genomic window:
- the selD gene encoding selenide, water dikinase SelD, with protein sequence MEKRLTQLTKSSGUAAKIGPDILAQVLCHLPKTYDENLLVGLETSDDAAVYKINDDLAMIQTLDFFTPVVDDPYTFGQIAATNSLSDVYAMGGEPKLAMNIVCFPNCLDPNILGEILKGGYDKVKEAGAITVGGHTVEDDEPKYGLSVSGFVHPDKVLANNNAKPGDILVLTKPLGLGIINTAIKGEIADRDTYDEAVKVMTTLNKYAKEALDRTGDVNSLTDITGFGLIGHALEMAMGSSVTIKINHNNIPIISNTLEYARMGLIPAGAYANRTYVGNNVFINENVPKDMEDIVFDPQTSGGLLISIPKEKKDKLLEELKSTPTKYAVVGEVYEKQDYYVILE encoded by the coding sequence ATGGAAAAACGATTAACACAATTAACTAAAAGTTCTGGCTGAGCGGCTAAAATCGGTCCCGATATTTTGGCACAAGTTTTGTGTCATTTACCAAAAACTTATGATGAAAACTTATTAGTAGGATTAGAGACATCGGATGATGCAGCTGTATATAAAATAAATGATGACTTAGCAATGATTCAAACTCTGGATTTTTTTACTCCTGTAGTAGATGATCCATATACCTTTGGACAAATTGCAGCAACCAACTCTTTATCAGATGTATATGCCATGGGTGGAGAACCAAAACTGGCTATGAATATAGTATGTTTTCCAAATTGTTTAGACCCAAATATATTAGGAGAAATACTAAAGGGTGGATATGATAAAGTAAAAGAAGCAGGCGCCATTACAGTAGGAGGTCATACTGTAGAAGATGATGAGCCAAAGTACGGATTATCAGTATCAGGCTTTGTACATCCAGATAAGGTTCTTGCCAATAATAATGCTAAGCCTGGAGATATACTTGTATTAACTAAACCACTTGGACTAGGAATTATTAATACTGCAATAAAAGGTGAAATAGCAGATAGGGATACTTATGATGAAGCAGTAAAAGTAATGACTACCTTAAATAAATACGCTAAAGAGGCTTTAGACCGTACAGGAGACGTTAATAGTCTTACAGATATAACAGGCTTTGGTCTCATAGGTCATGCCTTAGAAATGGCTATGGGAAGCTCTGTTACCATAAAAATAAATCATAATAATATTCCTATAATATCTAATACATTGGAATATGCTAGAATGGGATTAATTCCTGCCGGAGCCTATGCAAATAGAACCTATGTTGGAAATAATGTTTTTATTAATGAAAATGTACCTAAAGATATGGAAGATATAGTATTTGATCCTCAAACATCAGGTGGACTTTTAATATCTATTCCAAAAGAGAAAAAAGATAAGCTTTTAGAAGAATTAAAATCTACCCCAACTAAATATGCAGTAGTGGGAGAAGTATATGAGAAACAGGATTATTATGTAATATTAGAATAG
- a CDS encoding helix-hairpin-helix domain-containing protein has protein sequence MDSFTKREQIGILVIVLIIVLGLGFKFFTRDIIKLGDDMEVSNNAELESHEDIEDDIGIDSEETIIMVHISGQVYKPGLVELEAGQRLIDAVELAGGLRKDADIDRINLAKKLVDEEKIYIPEIGEDLSEEINTLNVNNSSNTKDTSGKININTCTKESLISLPGIGEVTASKIIEYRESNPFKTIEDIKNVSGIGNKKFDAIKELIIVN, from the coding sequence ATGGATTCCTTTACAAAAAGAGAACAAATAGGTATACTAGTAATTGTTTTAATAATTGTTTTGGGTTTAGGTTTTAAATTTTTCACAAGGGATATAATTAAATTGGGAGATGATATGGAAGTAAGCAATAATGCTGAATTAGAGTCCCATGAAGACATAGAAGATGATATTGGAATAGACAGTGAAGAAACAATAATAATGGTTCATATAAGTGGACAAGTATACAAACCAGGATTAGTAGAACTGGAGGCAGGACAAAGGCTAATAGATGCAGTAGAATTAGCAGGTGGTCTTAGAAAAGATGCAGATATAGATAGAATTAATTTAGCTAAGAAATTAGTTGATGAAGAAAAGATATATATACCTGAAATAGGAGAAGATTTATCGGAAGAAATAAATACCTTAAATGTAAATAATTCATCAAATACTAAAGATACTTCTGGTAAAATAAATATAAATACTTGTACAAAAGAATCATTGATTTCCTTACCAGGTATAGGAGAAGTAACAGCTAGCAAAATAATTGAATATAGAGAATCTAATCCATTTAAAACTATTGAAGATATAAAAAATGTTTCAGGAATAGGAAATAAGAAATTTGATGCTATAAAGGAATTAATAATAGTAAATTAG
- the selB gene encoding selenocysteine-specific translation elongation factor: protein MKHVIIGTAGHIDHGKTTLIRAITGRNTDRLKEEQERGISIELGFTYFDLPSGQRAGIIDVPGHEKFIKNMLAGVIGIDIVILVVSADEGIMPQTLEHLHILDLLGIKKGFIVLTKSDLVDDEWIDMVEEEVKEEVIGTFLENSPVIRASSATKMGIDSIINLIDEYTAELEDKDIDDMPRLPVDRVFSISGFGTVVTGTLLSGKLKIGDEVQVFPGNKKARIRTLQVHDKDADIAYGGQRVAVNLAGLKKEDVDRGNTIAPVDSMADSMMLDVKIKLLKSIDRYIDNRTRLRLYIGTKEVLCRIVLLDREEIGPGEEAYAQLRLEEEVVAKRGDKFIIRFYSPMFTIGGGEILEPNPKKKKRFDDKAIKELEIKEMGSSTDIIENIIEEKSKEFPTTKEIAVYTAMLEENVKNEVNKLIGENKLVLFSLTKDLHIIHINYFNKIKDEILEELNKFHTKYPLRSGMQKEEVKSKFLKNAKPRVAETFIELLIQKEYLEQKMENISIKGFEIKFNETQLKIKEDILNTLNKNPYQPPRREDLESIIGAKKDEIEEVFISLVNNGDIIKLNEEVYLSKNAYDIALNKLKEYLIDKGSISIGDYRDLLNTNRKVALALLEYFDQIKITKREKDSRTLNE from the coding sequence ATGAAACATGTAATTATAGGAACAGCAGGCCATATAGACCATGGAAAAACAACTTTAATTCGAGCTATTACAGGAAGAAATACAGATAGATTAAAAGAAGAACAAGAAAGAGGAATATCTATAGAATTGGGATTTACTTATTTTGACTTGCCATCAGGTCAAAGAGCGGGAATAATAGATGTACCGGGGCATGAAAAGTTTATTAAAAATATGTTGGCAGGAGTTATAGGTATAGATATTGTTATATTAGTGGTGTCAGCAGATGAAGGCATAATGCCTCAGACATTAGAACATCTTCATATTTTAGATCTTCTTGGAATAAAAAAAGGTTTTATAGTTCTTACAAAATCTGACCTAGTAGATGATGAATGGATAGATATGGTTGAAGAAGAAGTAAAAGAAGAAGTAATAGGAACATTTCTAGAAAACTCACCTGTCATTAGGGCTTCATCTGCTACTAAAATGGGTATAGATAGTATTATAAATTTAATAGATGAGTATACAGCTGAGCTAGAAGATAAAGATATAGATGATATGCCTAGACTTCCAGTAGATAGAGTATTTTCGATATCTGGATTTGGTACTGTAGTCACAGGTACATTACTATCTGGAAAATTAAAAATAGGTGATGAAGTACAAGTATTTCCAGGAAATAAAAAAGCTAGAATAAGAACTCTGCAAGTTCATGATAAAGATGCTGATATAGCCTATGGTGGTCAAAGAGTTGCAGTTAATCTAGCAGGGTTAAAAAAGGAAGACGTGGATAGGGGAAATACCATAGCTCCAGTTGATTCTATGGCAGATTCTATGATGCTTGATGTAAAAATTAAGCTATTAAAAAGTATTGATAGATATATTGATAATAGAACTAGACTTAGATTATATATAGGTACGAAAGAGGTTTTATGTCGTATTGTTTTGTTAGATAGAGAGGAAATAGGTCCAGGAGAGGAGGCCTATGCACAACTTAGATTAGAAGAAGAAGTTGTAGCTAAAAGGGGAGACAAGTTTATTATTAGATTTTATTCTCCTATGTTTACAATTGGCGGTGGAGAAATCCTAGAGCCTAACCCTAAGAAGAAAAAACGTTTTGATGATAAAGCCATAAAGGAACTTGAAATCAAGGAGATGGGCTCATCTACTGATATTATAGAAAATATAATTGAAGAAAAATCTAAGGAATTCCCTACAACAAAAGAAATAGCAGTTTATACAGCAATGCTAGAAGAAAATGTGAAAAATGAAGTAAATAAACTTATAGGAGAAAATAAACTTGTATTATTTTCTTTAACTAAGGATTTGCATATTATCCATATAAATTACTTTAATAAAATTAAAGATGAAATATTAGAAGAGTTAAATAAATTCCATACAAAATATCCTTTGAGATCAGGAATGCAAAAAGAAGAAGTAAAAAGTAAATTCCTTAAAAATGCAAAGCCAAGAGTTGCTGAAACTTTCATAGAACTATTAATTCAAAAGGAATATTTAGAGCAGAAGATGGAAAATATTTCTATTAAAGGGTTTGAAATAAAATTTAACGAAACTCAATTAAAGATTAAAGAAGATATTTTAAATACTTTAAACAAAAATCCATATCAACCACCAAGGAGAGAAGACTTAGAATCTATAATAGGAGCTAAAAAAGATGAAATAGAAGAAGTGTTTATTTCTCTTGTAAATAATGGAGATATTATAAAACTAAATGAAGAAGTATATTTATCTAAAAATGCTTATGATATAGCACTTAATAAGTTAAAAGAATATTTAATAGACAAAGGAAGTATTTCAATAGGAGATTATAGAGATTTATTAAATACAAATAGAAAAGTGGCTCTTGCACTTCTTGAATACTTTGATCAAATCAAAATAACGAAACGAGAAAAAGATAGTAGAACTTTAAATGAATGA
- a CDS encoding response regulator transcription factor — translation METKILILDKDKIFVKGLKYSLEQDEYIVDTMYNTKDILEKINQNNYNLILLDLILPDSNGLTLCQTIRNSSQVPIIVITEKDEDISKLLAFEYGVDDYLVKPFNDLELKARIKAILRRVNYKALGFDSQTIQVQGFTINTLGRKVSIKGENINLTGKEFDLFYVLISNPSKVFKREELLELVWGYAYYGDLRTVDVHIRRIREKIEKDSSDAKYIMTKWGVGYYFNNSKI, via the coding sequence ATGGAGACAAAAATACTAATATTAGATAAAGATAAGATTTTTGTAAAAGGGCTAAAATATAGTTTAGAACAAGATGAATATATTGTAGATACAATGTATAATACTAAAGATATTTTGGAAAAGATTAATCAAAACAACTATAATCTAATATTACTTGATTTAATTTTACCAGACTCTAATGGTTTGACTTTATGTCAGACCATTAGAAACTCTTCTCAAGTACCAATAATAGTAATAACTGAAAAAGATGAAGATATTAGTAAGCTATTGGCTTTTGAATATGGTGTAGATGATTATCTTGTTAAACCTTTTAACGATCTTGAATTAAAGGCAAGAATTAAGGCAATACTTAGAAGAGTAAATTATAAGGCTTTAGGATTTGATAGCCAAACAATACAAGTACAAGGTTTCACAATAAATACATTGGGTAGAAAGGTAAGTATAAAGGGTGAGAATATAAACTTAACTGGAAAAGAGTTTGATTTATTTTATGTACTTATTTCAAATCCAAGTAAAGTATTTAAACGAGAAGAGTTGTTAGAGTTAGTATGGGGATATGCTTACTATGGAGATTTAAGAACGGTGGATGTCCATATAAGAAGAATAAGAGAAAAGATAGAAAAAGACTCATCTGATGCTAAATATATTATGACAAAATGGGGAGTAGGCTATTATTTTAATAATTCTAAAATATAA
- the selA gene encoding L-seryl-tRNA(Sec) selenium transferase has product MSGKNIFTLIPKVDEILDKDSTKQLLKHIPRKIVLDSIRAEIEEIRTKIKGKEISEEEIVKNIEDIHIKIKKRAEEKNAYKLKRVVNATGVVIHTNLGRSLINEKIMDNIKEIAINYSNLEFDLENGGRGSRYSHLEEIITEITGGEAAMVVNNNAAAVILVLSSMAKNKEVIVSRGELVEIGGSFRIPDVMEQSGANLVAVGTTNKTHLWDFENAINEETGALLKVHTSNYRILGFTSNVDSEELYSLKEKYNIPLIEDLGSGVLVDLSKYGIEYEPTVQESLKKGVDIVTFSGDKLLGGPQVGVIVGKKEYIDAMKKNPLTRAFRVDKFTISALEATLRYYLEESVAVKEIPTLYMLTQPLEEIEKRALELKSRIETKISHDLLKIDIENNYSEVGGGSLPLEKLPTKCIVLTLDNLSTQEFENNLRRFHVPIITRLYKDRVYIDLRTIKEEEFDIVAEGINFAFNKVKGV; this is encoded by the coding sequence ATGTCAGGAAAAAATATTTTTACTTTAATACCTAAAGTAGATGAAATACTAGATAAGGATTCCACAAAACAACTTTTGAAACATATACCAAGAAAAATAGTATTAGACAGTATAAGAGCAGAAATAGAAGAAATTAGAACTAAGATTAAAGGAAAAGAGATTTCAGAAGAAGAAATAGTAAAGAATATAGAAGATATTCATATTAAGATTAAAAAAAGAGCAGAAGAAAAAAATGCATATAAATTGAAAAGAGTGGTAAATGCCACAGGAGTTGTAATTCATACTAATTTAGGACGTTCCTTAATCAATGAAAAGATTATGGACAATATTAAAGAAATAGCCATTAATTATTCAAACTTAGAGTTTGATTTGGAGAATGGAGGAAGAGGATCAAGATATAGCCATTTAGAAGAAATAATAACTGAAATAACTGGCGGAGAGGCCGCTATGGTTGTAAACAATAATGCAGCAGCAGTAATCCTTGTATTAAGCTCAATGGCTAAAAATAAAGAAGTAATAGTTTCTCGTGGAGAACTAGTAGAAATAGGTGGATCCTTTAGAATTCCTGACGTAATGGAGCAAAGCGGGGCAAACTTAGTTGCTGTTGGCACAACAAATAAGACTCATTTATGGGATTTTGAAAATGCAATAAATGAAGAAACTGGAGCATTACTTAAGGTTCATACTAGTAATTATAGAATATTAGGATTTACATCAAATGTTGACTCTGAAGAATTATATTCATTAAAGGAAAAATATAATATACCCCTGATAGAAGATTTAGGCAGTGGAGTTCTTGTAGACTTATCTAAATATGGAATAGAATATGAACCAACAGTTCAAGAATCCTTGAAAAAAGGTGTAGATATAGTTACTTTCAGTGGAGACAAACTTTTAGGGGGACCTCAAGTAGGGGTTATAGTAGGAAAGAAAGAATATATCGATGCTATGAAAAAAAATCCATTGACCAGAGCATTTAGAGTAGATAAATTTACTATATCAGCTCTTGAAGCCACATTAAGATATTATCTTGAGGAATCTGTAGCAGTTAAAGAAATTCCTACCTTATATATGTTGACGCAACCATTAGAAGAAATAGAGAAAAGGGCTTTAGAACTTAAATCAAGAATAGAGACAAAGATTTCTCATGATTTATTAAAAATAGATATAGAAAATAACTATTCTGAAGTAGGCGGAGGGTCTTTACCTCTAGAAAAACTCCCCACAAAATGTATAGTTCTTACTTTAGATAATTTAAGTACTCAAGAATTTGAAAATAATTTAAGAAGATTCCATGTACCTATTATTACTAGATTATATAAAGATAGGGTATATATAGATTTAAGAACAATTAAAGAAGAAGAATTCGATATTGTAGCAGAAGGAATAAATTTTGCTTTTAATAAAGTTAAAGGAGTTTAA